The segment AGACAATGTAATTAAATTTCCTTGTCGATTTCGTAGCGCAGTAGACCGTAAATTTAGGCGTTCAACACGACCAAAAGAATTATCATTAAGGGTCACAAAATCGCCGATCGCATATTGATCTTCAATTAAAATTAATGTTCCACTAATGAGATCAGCAATTAAGCGTTGAGAACCGAGAGAAATGGCTAAACTTAGGATTCCTGCTCCTGCTAATATGGGGGTTAAAGGAATACCCAATTGAGAGAGAACAAATAAGACCGCTATTATGATAATTAGCGTTGCCATGATACTTTTAATGATTGGGGCAAAACTATTAGCGCGAAGTAACCATCTTTCTATCGCTTCTGGGGAAAGATTTTGACGATATCGTAACCATTTTTCTAGGGTTCGATCAACTAAAATACCACTCCATTTAGCCGCAGCAATTGCTAGTAATAGAACACCGAATAATAAGGGTAATTGTAAAACCGTTCCCCTCCAAGCACGAGTATAAGGAAATAGTTCTAAAATCCAAGCAATAATCCCAATCCAAATTGCTCCTTGAGTCACTTGTAATAAATACCTTTGTAACCCTTTTCTATCCAACATTTGACGATTATGCAGTTGTTCTGTTGCTAGTTTTTGACAAAATCCACTAGAATGTTCTTCGTCTTCATCCATTTCTACTGACATTGTATTTTCAGTTATTTTGCGATCGCATTCCATTTTTTGTTCTCGTAAAATGGCTTCTCTTTGTTTAATTTTGTGTTGCCATAACCAGATAATCGAGCTTACAAATAAGCCAATTAAGACTAAAATTATTGAAAATTTAACTTGTTTTTCTAGATAGTTTGTTTGTCTTTCTTGCCATCCTTTTTTAAGAGCTTTTTCTGTAGCTGTGGCAATATAATTAGAGGATTCCGCTAAGGTAAATCCAGCAACTCTCGCATCTAAAGGTGTTAGAATAAACAAAGGGACATCCTTAAAATTGCCATTATCTGAAGCAACAATTTTGGTATGATCGCCTTTATCGTGAACTTCAACTCGTAAACTTTCTACATTGAAATCTTCTTTTAAAAATTTATATAAAGCGTCTTCAATAAAGTCTACTCGGTTATCTAAAGATGCCGTTTCTTTTCCATCATTGGAACCCATTCCTGCTATCATAAATAAGGTGCGACCATCAAGTTTGACAGGTTCCATCCTAATTAGGGTTTGTTCCCCGATAGTCGTACTTGGAGATGTCCCTATCTGTTGTTGGTTAGAATATAATTGAGCATTAACAGGAATCGATGCTATGATCAGGGCAATTACACAAGCACTGACGATCAAAATCAGGGAATGAATCAAGAGGGAATACTGCTTTCTTAATATCATCTTAACTTCTTTCTTGACGCTTTATTCTATTATAAGAGAGTCAATACAAAACCAGAGTTAAAGACAATATTGTGTAAAGAGTTGATCAAATTTCTTCAGGATTGACTCCTAACTCTCTGAGTTTTGCTGCTAATTTCTCTGCCCGTTGACGTTCTTGTTCTGCTTTTTCTTTTTCCTCAGAAAAACTGGAAAAAGGCTGTCCATTTGGGTGATAAATTATTAATTCTGGTTCTGCTAATTCAAAACGAATCCCTAAACGGGGACTTATCCAATTATCAATGTCTTCAATGACTTCTAGTCTTTGAGCATTTCTTAATAACCCACTTAACTCATTTTTATCGGGGTCATAAATATAGTATTCTTCAACTCCATTATGTTCATAAAATAGGAGTTTTTTATTCATTTCTGTTTGTGTATTTCCGGGGGAGACAATCTCAAAAACGACTTGAGGTGCAATATTATTTTCTTTCCATTGTTGATAAGAGCCCCTCTCTCCTTTCGGACGACTAAAAACCACCATTACATCAGGAGCTTGTCGTTTTTTGTTATTATTTTCTGTCGGATACCACAGCAAATCTCCTGCAACAAATACCTCTTCATCTTGAGCAAACAACCAATCTAAATTAGATTTAATTGTTGTAATCCACCGAAATTGAACCGTATTATCGGCCATAGGATTGCCATCGCTTTCGGGATAAATAATCTCTGGTTGATTAAGGCTTTCTAGTTGAGAAACCATAGGATTAATTATTAAGCATTGAGACTGCTTGGTTGAATTTTAACATAAATAGGAACATTCAGGTTAACAAAGGCTCTAATTTTGCTAATACTTCATCCATGACATCAGCAGGTAAAATTTCCACAAAATCCGCCTTTCTTGCCTGACAATCAATACTACGGATTTGATCGACTAAAACTACCCCATAAGTTTGCAAGGATGGGGGTAAAAGAACTTCAAATGGCCAACCTTTTTGACGGCTAGTAATGGGACAAATTAAAATCAGTTTAGAGATGCGGTTGTAAGCGACAGGGGAAATAATTAAAGCTGGACGATAACCCGCTTGTTCGCTTCCTGTGGGGGGATTCAATTCTAATCGGATAATATCACCCCGTTCGGGGACTCTATCGCCAATTGTTACCAAGTTTCTTCTCCTACTGCTTCTCCCCAATGGATTTCTTCGTGTTGCTGTTCGGGAGTTATCTCTTTTAGCAAGTCATCAAGATAATATTTCGGTTTGGTGGAAGACAGAATTAAGCGATCGCCTTCTGTTGATAAGGTTACTTTTACCCCTTCTTGCCATCCTAATTGCTGAATCATGCTGTGAGGCAGTCTAATTCCCAGAGAATTTCCCCATTTGCTGATTTTTTGAGTCGTCATCTCGTTGCTCGATTGCAGTTTATACAATGAATATACCATAAAGGTAATTTCTCGTTCAGTAATGAAGATAACGTCAACTTAAACCTCAAAACCCTCACTATATAAAACTTGTAGGGTGGGTTATGCTTCGCTAACCCACCGCTATAAATAATCAATTCAGTGGAAATCAGTAAAAATTGCCAATTCCTCTCCCCTTCTCCCCCTCCCCCCCTCAATCTCAACAACCCAATTGAATGATGAACAGCTTATTTATTATTATTAAGCAGGATAAATTCGTAATCTCCTGTTAGGTTCCTCTCCAAAACTATCCGACTGTAACCGATAATGTTCCACTAATTCATGCTGCATTTTTCGCACTTTAGGAGAACGGGGTAACAACTCCACAGGTTGTCCTTTCGGGAGTACAATCTGTTCTACAGCTAAGCGTGCCTCCTCCAACGCTTCCAACTCATCATCATCTCCCCCACGGGTAAACAAACGAATATCCGCCGTTTCTGGTTGTTTTGGCTCATCCATCCCTAAAATGCGCTGTAAAGTGCGGGTAATTTGAGGAATCGTATTAGATTTAACCCCGTGGATAGGAATTTGACGCACCTTTGCCATCTGACGTAACTTAGAGTGGTTTTTAACGTGCGATCGCAGAGCCACCACCACATCAGCATGACTGAGGTCTTTTGTCAAGACTATCGGTAAATTTAAAATCTCGATCACCTGTTCAATCTGCGATCGCCCAATTCCGTAGGGATACACATAGACCGGCCAATCTTCCCCATTAGGACCAGGAATCCGCACTTTTTCTGAACTTTCTGGCTGATGCCAAGACTCATCCAACAGGCGATCAAACTCCGATACAGTCCCTTTTTGGGTTCCAAAGGGGGCAACGGGACTCATCCGTCCTGATGCCCGCCATCCTGTGGGACGGTCTACCGTCTCCAAACTCGCACTATGACCTAATAATCCCATCGGCGGTTTTTGGGGGGGTTCTTGGCTAATTTCTACCTCACCGTGCTCATTAATCGTCCGTAGTTGGGGGTTCGGTTCCCCATTACGCAGGAGAATGTCCACCGTATGGGAGACATCTTCATGGACTACCCAACGCTGACGTTCGAGCATTTCGATCGCAATTTCAAAGGTAGGAGGAGCTTTTCGTTCTAAAACGGTCTTTTGCGAACCCCGTCGCCGGGCTTCCTCATCCCCCAGTGTTACCGCTTGAATCCCCCCTACCAAGTCCGATAAGGTGGGATTTTTGAGCAAATTTTCGATGCGGTTTCCGTGGGCAGTTCCAACCAATTGTACCCCCCGTTCGGCTATCGTTCGGGCGGCTAATGCTTCGAGTTCCGTACCAATTTCATCAATAACGATGACTTCGGGCATATGGTTTTCTACCGCTTCAATCATCACCTGATGCTGCAATTCAGGACTGGCCACCTGCATCCGTCGGGCACGGCCAATGGCCGGATGGGGAATATCGCCATCTCCAGCAATTTCATTAGAGGTATCGATGATCACCACCCGTTTATGTAAGTCATCGGCTAAAACCCGTGCAATTTCCCGTAAAGCTGTGGTTTTTCCCACCCCAGGACGACCCAACAGCAATAAGGATTTGCCCGTTTCTACCAAATCCTGAATCATGGTAATGGTGCCAAAAATTGCCCGTCCCATGCGACAGGTTAACCCGATAATTTTCCCTGTGCGGTTGCGAATGGCACTGATGCGGTGTAAAGTCCGTTCAATTCCGGCGCGGTTGTCCCCGCTAAAATGTCCCACACGGTCGATACAATGCTGTAAATCTTCCTCAGAAATGGGCGTTTCTCCTAAATAGACGGACTCATTGGGAAAACGCGCTTCTGGCAACCGTCCTAAGTCCATCACCACTTCGATCAATTGATCCTTTTGGGGATGGGTTTCAATGTGTTCTCGAATATTTACGGGTAAAATTGCTAAAAGTTTACCAATATCATCGGTAATTTGCATCCGTTGGGCAAGGGTTTGATTTGGCATTAAAGGTAGAGATGTTGATGAGGATGTATCAGGAGTTAAAGCCTTCTTTGCTTTGCTGTGTAACATGATTCTGGGAAGTTCGTCAAGCGTTTAACTGATCAGGCATTCCCTGTTCCCTTTCAAGGGCGAGACTAAAGAATCAGCGATTTTAAGGGCTTCTTTTAAGAGATCGGGGTAATTTTCTAAGATTAAAGGTTGATTTAAGCTCATGGATTGGTTTTCTAATTGCTCTAAAATGGGAGATAGGATAGAACGGCCATAACTGCCATAGGCAACGCCAGCCACTACTCCACTAGACGAACTAGCAGTCTTTAAGAGTCCGATTTCTTGTAATTTAGGAACGGTATGGTGATTGGTTCCTCCAGCGAGTTGCACAAAGCCAGGGATACGGGAATTGAGTACTTTTTGCGCTAATTTAATGGTTGGGTGGGTGGTTCCTTTACCAATATCCCCACTCATAGGACGACCATCGGTTTGCCAAATTAGGGGACAAGGTAAGGGAGAAATGAGGTCATAGAGATAACGCAGATACTCAATTAATTGGGGACTATCGGGACAGCTAATGGCTAATAATTTGAGTTGGCTAACCGTGGGCGCGATCGCTTCCCATAATAGTCTAAATTGCTCTTCTCGTCCCACTTGGGTATGAATTTCCATGGCATCAATTCCCATGGGTTCAATCAGAGGGAGAATGTCTCTAGGGGGGACAAGATGCGATCGCGTTTCAATCAATTGATGGGGACAAAGGGGTAAACATCGACCACACCCATAACAACGGCGATCAATTACCCCAAAAATCCCCTTTTCTGACTCAATAATCGCTTGTGCGGGACAAATTTTTTCACAGGGACGGGGACAGTCTGGGGGACATCGTTGGGGGTCAAAGTACGCTTTACGAAAGTGCGGGTCTTCTCCATCATTTAAACTGACCATTAACCAAGGGTTTCTTTTTCGAGATAATCCTTGATTGTCTGAAAAATTCAGCCATTTTTGAGCGGCTTTTATCCCTTCTTGGGCA is part of the Rippkaea orientalis PCC 8801 genome and harbors:
- a CDS encoding mechanosensitive ion channel family protein, giving the protein MILRKQYSLLIHSLILIVSACVIALIIASIPVNAQLYSNQQQIGTSPSTTIGEQTLIRMEPVKLDGRTLFMIAGMGSNDGKETASLDNRVDFIEDALYKFLKEDFNVESLRVEVHDKGDHTKIVASDNGNFKDVPLFILTPLDARVAGFTLAESSNYIATATEKALKKGWQERQTNYLEKQVKFSIILVLIGLFVSSIIWLWQHKIKQREAILREQKMECDRKITENTMSVEMDEDEEHSSGFCQKLATEQLHNRQMLDRKGLQRYLLQVTQGAIWIGIIAWILELFPYTRAWRGTVLQLPLLFGVLLLAIAAAKWSGILVDRTLEKWLRYRQNLSPEAIERWLLRANSFAPIIKSIMATLIIIIAVLFVLSQLGIPLTPILAGAGILSLAISLGSQRLIADLISGTLILIEDQYAIGDFVTLNDNSFGRVERLNLRSTALRNRQGNLITLSNSDIKQVNNLSKDWARSKLYIPVHFSANVDIAIKVLEQVIEDMKADDFWNSLIQEAEVRGVEDIDGYGFTVGVRFQTKPGIFRKVIREYRRRLKPAFDQANIRFAERPVYQSGQVNN
- a CDS encoding Uma2 family endonuclease — translated: MVSQLESLNQPEIIYPESDGNPMADNTVQFRWITTIKSNLDWLFAQDEEVFVAGDLLWYPTENNNKKRQAPDVMVVFSRPKGERGSYQQWKENNIAPQVVFEIVSPGNTQTEMNKKLLFYEHNGVEEYYIYDPDKNELSGLLRNAQRLEVIEDIDNWISPRLGIRFELAEPELIIYHPNGQPFSSFSEEKEKAEQERQRAEKLAAKLRELGVNPEEI
- a CDS encoding type II toxin-antitoxin system PemK/MazF family toxin, coding for MVTIGDRVPERGDIIRLELNPPTGSEQAGYRPALIISPVAYNRISKLILICPITSRQKGWPFEVLLPPSLQTYGVVLVDQIRSIDCQARKADFVEILPADVMDEVLAKLEPLLT
- a CDS encoding AbrB/MazE/SpoVT family DNA-binding domain-containing protein is translated as MTTQKISKWGNSLGIRLPHSMIQQLGWQEGVKVTLSTEGDRLILSSTKPKYYLDDLLKEITPEQQHEEIHWGEAVGEETW
- a CDS encoding R3H domain-containing nucleic acid-binding protein gives rise to the protein MLHSKAKKALTPDTSSSTSLPLMPNQTLAQRMQITDDIGKLLAILPVNIREHIETHPQKDQLIEVVMDLGRLPEARFPNESVYLGETPISEEDLQHCIDRVGHFSGDNRAGIERTLHRISAIRNRTGKIIGLTCRMGRAIFGTITMIQDLVETGKSLLLLGRPGVGKTTALREIARVLADDLHKRVVIIDTSNEIAGDGDIPHPAIGRARRMQVASPELQHQVMIEAVENHMPEVIVIDEIGTELEALAARTIAERGVQLVGTAHGNRIENLLKNPTLSDLVGGIQAVTLGDEEARRRGSQKTVLERKAPPTFEIAIEMLERQRWVVHEDVSHTVDILLRNGEPNPQLRTINEHGEVEISQEPPQKPPMGLLGHSASLETVDRPTGWRASGRMSPVAPFGTQKGTVSEFDRLLDESWHQPESSEKVRIPGPNGEDWPVYVYPYGIGRSQIEQVIEILNLPIVLTKDLSHADVVVALRSHVKNHSKLRQMAKVRQIPIHGVKSNTIPQITRTLQRILGMDEPKQPETADIRLFTRGGDDDELEALEEARLAVEQIVLPKGQPVELLPRSPKVRKMQHELVEHYRLQSDSFGEEPNRRLRIYPA
- the ldpA gene encoding circadian clock protein LdpA, translating into MNTVSDPLQSLKAGHWFKLICGASFQDLPAIRSLTLAYTVAGADCIDVAADPSVIAAAQEGIKAAQKWLNFSDNQGLSRKRNPWLMVSLNDGEDPHFRKAYFDPQRCPPDCPRPCEKICPAQAIIESEKGIFGVIDRRCYGCGRCLPLCPHQLIETRSHLVPPRDILPLIEPMGIDAMEIHTQVGREEQFRLLWEAIAPTVSQLKLLAISCPDSPQLIEYLRYLYDLISPLPCPLIWQTDGRPMSGDIGKGTTHPTIKLAQKVLNSRIPGFVQLAGGTNHHTVPKLQEIGLLKTASSSSGVVAGVAYGSYGRSILSPILEQLENQSMSLNQPLILENYPDLLKEALKIADSLVSPLKGNRECLIS